The Lynx canadensis isolate LIC74 chromosome D1, mLynCan4.pri.v2, whole genome shotgun sequence genome has a segment encoding these proteins:
- the TMEM138 gene encoding transmembrane protein 138, producing the protein MLQTGNYSLVLSLQFLLLSYDLFVNSFSELLRMAPVVQLVLFIIQDIAILFNIIIIFLMFFNTFVFQAGLVNLLFHKFKGTIILTAVYFALSISFHVWVMNLRWKNSSRFVWTDGLQTLFVFQRLAAVLYCYFYKRTAVRLGDPRFYQDSLWLRREFTQVRR; encoded by the exons ATGCTCCAGACCGGTAACTACAGCCTGGTGCTCTCCCTGCAGTTCCTGCTGCTGTCCTATGACCTCTTCGTCAATTCCTTCTCGGAGCTACTCCGAATGGCTCCTGTCGTCCAGTTGGTGCTCTTCAT CATCCAGGATATCGCAATCCTtttcaacatcatcatcattttcctCATGTTCTTCAACACCTTCGTCTTCCAGGCTGGCTTGGTCAACCTCCTATTCCATAAGTTCAAAGGGACCATCATCCTCACAGCTGTGTACTTCGCCCTCAGCATCTCCTTTCATGTCTGGGTCATG AACTTACGCTGGAAAAATTCCAGCCGCTTTGTCTGGACAGACGGACTTCAAACGCTGTTTGTATTCCAGAGATTAG CGGCAGTGTTATACTGTTACTTCTACAAACGGACAGCCGTGAGACTGGGCGATCCTCGCTTCTACCAGGACTCGTTATGGCTGCGCAGGGAGTTCACACAAGTCCGGAGGTGA